In Streptomyces sp. RFCAC02, the following proteins share a genomic window:
- a CDS encoding ABC transporter permease, which produces MLRFLLRRSLGAIAILLIISAVTFFLFYAIPRNPALLSCGKGVCTDDQLAIVEHNLGIDKPILQQYWEYMVGIFAGREFPAGNCPAPCLGFSFRDNRPVLDTILDRLPVTVSLAIGGAVVFLVLGLAFGMLAAWRRGTLVDRTMSSASLVLSSAQIYFLGPLALALLVYNNQILPQPKYTAFTEDPWGWSAGLLLPWLVLATIFTANYTRMARATLIEQLQEDHVRTARAKGMSGRVVFFRHAWRGSLIPIVTIFGVDLGSLFGGAMITEYTFTLHGLGKLAVDSVTKSDLPMLMGVMLFAALMIVVFNIIIDACYALIDPRVRLS; this is translated from the coding sequence ATGCTCCGATTCCTGCTGCGGCGATCGCTGGGTGCCATCGCCATCCTGCTGATCATCAGCGCCGTCACGTTCTTCCTCTTCTACGCGATCCCGCGCAACCCCGCGCTCCTGTCCTGCGGCAAGGGCGTCTGCACCGATGACCAGCTCGCGATCGTCGAGCACAACCTGGGCATCGACAAGCCGATCCTGCAGCAGTACTGGGAGTACATGGTCGGGATCTTCGCCGGCCGCGAGTTCCCGGCGGGCAACTGCCCAGCGCCCTGTCTCGGCTTCTCCTTCCGCGACAACCGGCCGGTCCTCGACACCATCCTCGACCGCCTGCCGGTCACCGTGTCCCTCGCGATCGGCGGCGCGGTCGTCTTCCTCGTCCTCGGGCTCGCGTTCGGCATGCTCGCCGCCTGGCGCCGCGGCACGCTGGTGGACCGCACGATGAGCTCCGCGTCCCTGGTGCTCAGCTCGGCGCAGATCTACTTCCTCGGCCCGCTGGCCCTCGCGCTCCTCGTCTACAACAACCAGATCCTGCCGCAGCCGAAGTACACGGCGTTCACCGAGGATCCATGGGGCTGGAGCGCCGGACTGCTGCTGCCCTGGCTGGTCCTGGCGACGATCTTCACCGCCAACTACACGCGCATGGCCCGGGCCACGCTCATCGAGCAGCTCCAGGAGGACCATGTGCGCACCGCCAGGGCGAAGGGCATGAGCGGGCGCGTCGTCTTCTTCCGCCACGCCTGGCGCGGGTCGCTGATCCCGATCGTCACGATCTTCGGCGTCGACCTCGGCTCGCTCTTCGGCGGCGCGATGATCACCGAGTACACCTTCACGCTGCACGGCCTCGGCAAGCTCGCCGTGGACTCGGTCACCAAGTCCGACCTGCCGATGCTCATGGGCGTCATGCTGTTCGCCGCGCTCATGATCGTCGTCTTCAACATCATCATCGACGCCTGCTACGCGCTGATCGACCCGCGCGTGCGGCTGTCCTAG
- a CDS encoding ABC transporter substrate-binding protein — protein sequence MSKRTLHRGRTTGVSIALAGALLLSACSSGGGGGGDEGGSGGGGGDEGPELSAAISFGDAEASTGPAEEVPGGTPGGTIHVLQETAPDHLDPAQIYVSHEYNIARLIHRGLTTIRLDNDGNYTVLGDLATDSGQVSDGGRTWTYTLKDDIYFNDGSEITSADIRHTFERLFAPFITQGPSYIQQWLANADGAEYRDLLPEGPYNGDHLPDSVLETPDDKTVVFHFEEPQNDLPYALAVPGYAVVSEEGDTKEQYDKEPLTSGPYQIAEYQDDVSMTLVRNEYWEPETDAGRNAYPDSWEITFGHTPQDSTERLMADNGDNQYAISFNNGLDSGNGPTVMEDPQYEDRIVDGYQPYVWSLAINTETVTDVRVREAIARALPLNGILNAYGGSIGGEYAASLISPLLPGRDESFDPFDKLDNPQGDPEAARALLEEADAVGYELNYVEGTLAQNAEAAVAVEAALESAGFKVNRSEVPAETYYDTIGVVDSGYDIYRSSWGADWLSGSTVIPVQYDGRTIQDGASNYSHLNDEHVNAEIDRIRRIEDPEEAATEWFALSEYIVGDVIAAVPAFYYRQITLHGSKIGGAVFNDDVGAVDMQRLYVIQDES from the coding sequence ATGAGCAAGAGAACACTGCACCGAGGGCGCACCACGGGGGTGTCCATCGCCCTCGCCGGCGCGCTGCTGCTCAGCGCCTGCAGCAGCGGGGGCGGCGGAGGCGGCGACGAGGGCGGCAGCGGAGGCGGGGGCGGCGACGAGGGTCCCGAACTCTCCGCGGCCATCAGCTTCGGCGACGCCGAGGCGTCCACCGGGCCGGCCGAGGAGGTCCCCGGCGGCACTCCTGGCGGCACCATCCACGTCCTCCAGGAGACCGCGCCCGACCACCTGGACCCCGCCCAGATCTACGTGTCGCACGAGTACAACATCGCCCGCCTGATCCACCGCGGGCTCACCACCATCCGGCTGGACAACGACGGGAACTACACCGTCCTCGGTGACCTCGCCACCGACTCGGGCCAGGTCTCCGACGGGGGCCGCACCTGGACGTACACCCTCAAGGACGACATCTACTTCAACGACGGCTCGGAGATCACCTCCGCCGACATCCGCCACACCTTCGAGCGGCTGTTCGCGCCCTTCATCACCCAGGGGCCGTCCTACATCCAGCAGTGGCTGGCGAACGCGGACGGCGCCGAGTACCGCGACCTCCTGCCCGAAGGCCCGTACAACGGCGACCACCTGCCCGACAGCGTGCTGGAGACGCCGGACGACAAGACCGTCGTCTTCCACTTCGAGGAGCCCCAGAACGACCTGCCCTACGCCCTCGCGGTGCCGGGCTACGCGGTCGTCTCGGAGGAGGGCGACACGAAGGAGCAGTACGACAAGGAGCCGCTGACCTCCGGCCCATACCAGATCGCCGAGTACCAGGACGACGTCTCGATGACGCTCGTGCGCAACGAGTACTGGGAGCCCGAGACGGACGCGGGGCGCAACGCCTACCCGGACAGCTGGGAGATCACCTTCGGGCACACCCCGCAGGACTCCACCGAGCGCCTGATGGCCGACAACGGCGACAACCAGTACGCCATCTCCTTCAACAACGGCCTCGACTCGGGCAACGGGCCGACCGTCATGGAGGACCCGCAGTACGAGGACCGCATCGTGGACGGCTACCAGCCGTACGTCTGGTCCCTCGCCATCAACACCGAGACCGTCACGGACGTCCGCGTCCGCGAGGCCATCGCCCGCGCGCTGCCGCTCAACGGCATCCTCAACGCGTACGGCGGCTCCATAGGCGGCGAGTACGCGGCCAGCCTCATCAGCCCGCTGCTGCCCGGCCGCGACGAGAGCTTCGACCCCTTCGACAAGCTGGACAACCCGCAGGGCGACCCGGAGGCCGCCCGCGCCCTGCTGGAGGAGGCCGACGCCGTCGGCTACGAGCTCAACTACGTCGAGGGCACCCTCGCGCAGAACGCCGAGGCCGCCGTCGCCGTCGAGGCCGCCCTCGAATCGGCCGGCTTCAAGGTCAACCGCAGCGAGGTCCCGGCCGAGACGTACTACGACACGATCGGTGTCGTCGACAGCGGCTACGACATCTACCGCAGCAGCTGGGGCGCCGACTGGCTGTCGGGCTCGACCGTCATCCCGGTCCAGTACGACGGCCGCACGATCCAGGACGGCGCGTCCAACTACTCCCACCTGAACGACGAGCACGTCAACGCGGAGATCGACCGCATCCGGCGGATCGAGGACCCGGAAGAGGCGGCCACCGAGTGGTTCGCGCTGAGCGAGTACATCGTCGGCGACGTCATCGCCGCGGTGCCCGCCTTCTACTACCGGCAGATCACCCTGCACGGCTCGAAGATCGGCGGCGCGGTCTTCAACGACGACGTCGGCGCGGTCGACATGCAACGCCTCTACGTCATCCAGGACGAGAGCTAG
- a CDS encoding oligopeptide/dipeptide ABC transporter ATP-binding protein translates to MTTPLPLDKATAPRTPLLTVEGLTKYFPVKGGFPIKRTVGAVRAVDGLDFTVHEGESFGLVGESGCGKSTTGRLLTRLLEPSGGTITYRDRDITHASRRALAPVRSEIQMIFQDPYSSLNPRQTVGTIIGGPMQINGIEPPGGREARVRELLETVGLNPEHYNRFPHEFSGGQRQRIGVARALALAPRLIVADEPVSALDVSIQAQVVNLLQRVQRELGIAFLFIAHDLAVVRHFSQRVAVMYLGKIVEIGDRTAIYDRPRHPYTHALLSAVPEVTVEAADGAATVPPRERIRLQGDVPSPTDPPSGCRFRTRCWKAQDVCATEEPPLVRLPGNGDGHLTACHFPEEGTVLARPEH, encoded by the coding sequence ATGACCACTCCCCTCCCGCTCGACAAGGCCACCGCGCCCCGTACGCCGCTGCTGACCGTCGAAGGGCTGACCAAGTACTTCCCCGTCAAGGGCGGCTTCCCGATCAAACGCACGGTCGGCGCCGTCCGGGCCGTCGACGGGCTCGACTTCACCGTCCACGAGGGCGAGAGCTTCGGCCTGGTCGGCGAGTCGGGCTGCGGCAAGTCCACGACGGGCCGGCTGCTCACCCGCCTGCTGGAGCCGTCCGGCGGCACCATCACGTACCGGGACCGCGACATCACCCACGCCTCCCGGCGCGCGCTGGCCCCGGTCCGCTCCGAGATCCAGATGATCTTCCAGGACCCCTACTCGTCGCTCAACCCGCGCCAGACCGTCGGCACGATCATCGGCGGCCCCATGCAGATCAACGGCATCGAGCCCCCGGGCGGACGCGAGGCCCGCGTGCGCGAACTGCTGGAGACCGTCGGGCTCAACCCCGAGCACTACAACCGCTTCCCGCACGAGTTCTCCGGCGGCCAGCGCCAGCGCATCGGAGTCGCCCGCGCCCTCGCGCTCGCCCCGCGCCTGATCGTGGCCGACGAACCGGTCTCGGCGCTCGACGTCTCCATCCAGGCCCAGGTCGTCAACCTGCTGCAGCGCGTACAGCGTGAACTCGGCATCGCGTTCCTGTTCATCGCCCACGACCTCGCCGTCGTCCGGCACTTCTCGCAGCGCGTCGCCGTCATGTACCTCGGCAAGATCGTCGAGATCGGGGACAGGACCGCCATCTACGACCGGCCGCGCCACCCGTACACGCACGCGCTGCTCTCGGCCGTTCCCGAGGTGACGGTCGAGGCGGCGGACGGCGCGGCCACCGTGCCGCCGCGCGAACGCATCAGGCTCCAGGGTGACGTGCCGTCGCCCACGGACCCCCCGTCCGGCTGCCGCTTCCGCACCCGCTGCTGGAAGGCACAGGACGTGTGCGCCACGGAGGAGCCGCCCCTCGTCCGCCTCCCCGGCAACGGCGATGGCCACCTGACGGCCTGCCACTTCCCCGAGGAAGGAACGGTCCTCGCGCGGCCGGAGCACTGA
- a CDS encoding dipeptide ABC transporter ATP-binding protein — MSDTPAHEPLLQVRGLVKHFPLTQGVLVRRRIGAVQAVDDVSFDLVRGETLGVVGESGCGKSTVAKLLMHLEQPTAGKIIYKGEDIAGLSGRALKAVRRNIQMVFQDPYTSLNPRMTVGDIVGEPFEIHPEAAPKGDRRRRVRELLDVVGLNPEYINRYPHQFSGGQRQRIGIARGLALRPEVIIADEPVSALDVSVQAQVINLMERLQDEFGLSYLFIAHDLSVVRHISDRVAVMYLGKIVEIGTDAEIYEHATHPYTQALLSAVPVPDPEARERRERIILAGDVPSPADPPSGCRFRTRCWKAQDLCAEVEPPLAVPVPFAKASGPEAHESACHFAEELPAATRA, encoded by the coding sequence GTGAGTGACACCCCGGCCCACGAGCCGCTGCTCCAGGTCCGCGGCCTGGTCAAGCACTTCCCGCTGACGCAGGGCGTCCTGGTGCGGCGCCGCATCGGCGCGGTGCAGGCGGTGGACGACGTGTCGTTCGACCTGGTGCGGGGCGAGACGCTGGGCGTGGTGGGGGAGTCGGGCTGCGGGAAGTCGACCGTGGCGAAACTCCTGATGCACCTGGAGCAGCCGACCGCCGGGAAGATCATCTACAAGGGCGAGGACATCGCCGGTCTTTCCGGGCGGGCGCTGAAAGCGGTGCGGCGCAATATCCAGATGGTCTTCCAGGACCCCTACACGTCGCTCAATCCGCGGATGACGGTGGGCGACATCGTGGGCGAACCGTTCGAGATCCACCCGGAGGCGGCGCCGAAGGGCGACCGTCGGCGCCGCGTGCGGGAACTCCTGGACGTGGTGGGGCTGAATCCGGAGTACATCAATCGCTATCCGCACCAGTTCTCCGGTGGTCAGCGGCAGCGCATCGGGATCGCGCGCGGTCTCGCGCTGCGCCCGGAAGTGATCATCGCGGACGAGCCGGTTTCGGCGCTCGATGTCTCGGTGCAGGCACAGGTGATCAACCTGATGGAGCGGCTGCAGGACGAATTCGGTCTTTCCTACCTGTTCATCGCGCACGACCTGTCGGTGGTGCGGCATATCTCGGACCGTGTCGCGGTCATGTATCTCGGGAAAATCGTCGAAATCGGCACGGACGCGGAGATCTACGAGCACGCGACGCATCCGTACACCCAGGCGCTGCTGTCGGCGGTGCCCGTGCCGGACCCGGAGGCGCGGGAGCGGCGGGAGCGGATCATTCTCGCGGGCGACGTCCCCTCGCCGGCCGATCCGCCGTCGGGCTGCCGTTTCCGCACGCGCTGCTGGAAGGCGCAGGACCTGTGCGCCGAGGTGGAACCGCCCCTCGCGGTACCGGTTCCGTTCGCGAAGGCATCGGGTCCCGAGGCGCACGAGTCGGCGTGCCATTTCGCCGAGGAACTGCCGGCCGCGACGCGCGCCTGA
- a CDS encoding ABC transporter ATP-binding protein, with protein MLLDVRDLRVEFRTREGIVRAVNGVTYSVAEGETLAVLGESGSGKSVTAQAVMGILDSPPARVTGGQVLFQGRDLLTVGAEERRRVRGERMAMIFQDALSSLNPVLPVGYQLGEMFRVHRKASRKEARERAVELMDRVRIPAARARVGDYPHQFSGGMRQRIMIAMALALEPDLIIADEPTTALDVTVQAQVMDLLADLQREYRMGLILITHDLGVVADVADKIAVMYAGRIVENAPVADLYKRPAHPYTRGLLESIPRLDHKGHELRAISGLPPNLLAIPPGCPFHPRCPQVRDMCRIDPPPPLYEVTYASRDAEARRAAERVPQDPEITARNSACHFWKETVGE; from the coding sequence ATGCTGCTCGACGTACGGGACCTGCGCGTGGAGTTCCGCACGAGGGAGGGCATCGTGCGGGCCGTCAACGGCGTGACCTACTCGGTGGCCGAGGGCGAGACGCTGGCCGTGCTCGGGGAGTCCGGATCGGGCAAGTCGGTCACCGCGCAGGCCGTGATGGGCATCCTGGACTCGCCGCCGGCCCGGGTCACCGGCGGGCAGGTCCTCTTCCAGGGCCGCGATCTGCTGACCGTGGGCGCCGAGGAGCGGCGGCGGGTGCGCGGCGAGCGGATGGCGATGATCTTCCAGGACGCCCTGTCGTCGCTGAACCCGGTGCTGCCGGTCGGCTACCAGCTCGGGGAGATGTTCCGCGTGCACCGCAAGGCGTCCCGCAAGGAGGCGCGGGAGCGGGCCGTGGAGCTGATGGACCGGGTGCGCATCCCGGCCGCGCGGGCGCGCGTCGGGGACTATCCGCACCAGTTCTCCGGCGGCATGCGGCAGCGCATCATGATCGCGATGGCGCTCGCCCTCGAACCCGACCTGATCATCGCGGACGAGCCGACGACCGCGCTGGACGTGACCGTGCAGGCGCAGGTGATGGACCTGCTCGCCGACCTACAGCGCGAGTACCGGATGGGACTGATCCTGATCACCCACGACCTGGGGGTGGTCGCCGATGTCGCGGACAAGATCGCCGTCATGTACGCGGGCCGGATCGTCGAGAACGCACCGGTCGCCGACCTGTACAAGCGCCCGGCGCACCCGTACACGCGCGGGCTGCTGGAGTCCATCCCGCGCCTCGACCACAAGGGGCACGAGCTGCGGGCGATCAGCGGGCTCCCGCCGAACCTCCTGGCCATCCCGCCGGGCTGCCCGTTCCACCCGCGCTGCCCCCAGGTCCGGGACATGTGCCGGATCGACCCCCCGCCCCCGCTGTACGAGGTGACGTACGCGTCCCGTGACGCCGAGGCGCGGCGCGCGGCCGAACGCGTGCCGCAGGACCCGGAGATCACCGCGCGGAACAGCGCCTGCCACTTCTGGAAGGAGACGGTCGGTGAGTGA
- a CDS encoding ABC transporter permease, which produces MPEPPRHPLGAQEDAVATGLTAGTAGDGAATPEPGAPHGLWQDAWRDLRRNPIFLISALLILFLVLISLWPSLIASGDPNHCELMRSLEGPSAGHPFGFDTQGCDVYTRTVYGARASIAVGVCATLGVALLGAVVGGLAGFFGGAWDAVLSRLGDVFFGIPMILGAIVFLSMVTLTGVWPVVLIIAVLGWPQIARIARGSVITAKQNDYVQAARALGAGNTRMLLRHILPNAVAPVIVMATIMLGTFIALEATLSYLGVGLRPPTVSWGVDISAASDGMQFRNAPHILLYPAAALSITVLAFIMLGDAVRDALDPKLR; this is translated from the coding sequence ATGCCTGAGCCGCCGCGCCACCCCCTGGGCGCCCAGGAGGACGCCGTCGCCACGGGCCTGACCGCCGGGACCGCCGGAGACGGCGCCGCCACGCCGGAACCCGGCGCCCCCCACGGCCTGTGGCAGGACGCCTGGCGCGACCTGCGCCGCAACCCGATCTTCCTGATCTCCGCCCTGCTGATCCTGTTCCTCGTCCTGATCTCCCTGTGGCCGAGCCTCATCGCCTCGGGGGACCCGAACCACTGCGAGCTGATGCGGTCCCTGGAAGGCCCGTCGGCGGGCCACCCGTTCGGCTTCGACACCCAGGGCTGCGACGTCTACACGCGCACGGTGTACGGCGCCCGCGCGTCGATCGCCGTCGGTGTCTGCGCGACGCTCGGGGTGGCGCTCCTCGGCGCCGTCGTGGGCGGGCTCGCCGGCTTCTTCGGCGGCGCCTGGGACGCCGTGCTGTCCCGCCTCGGCGACGTCTTCTTCGGCATCCCGATGATCCTCGGCGCCATCGTGTTCCTGTCGATGGTCACCCTGACCGGGGTGTGGCCGGTCGTCCTCATCATCGCGGTGCTCGGCTGGCCGCAGATCGCCCGCATCGCGCGCGGCTCGGTCATCACGGCCAAGCAGAACGACTACGTGCAGGCCGCCCGTGCCCTGGGCGCCGGGAACACACGGATGCTGCTGCGCCACATCCTGCCGAACGCCGTCGCCCCGGTCATCGTGATGGCGACGATCATGCTGGGCACGTTCATCGCCCTGGAGGCCACGCTCAGCTACCTGGGGGTGGGCCTGCGGCCGCCGACCGTCTCGTGGGGCGTGGACATCTCGGCGGCGTCGGACGGGATGCAGTTCCGCAACGCGCCGCACATCCTGCTCTACCCGGCGGCCGCCCTCAGCATCACCGTGCTCGCCTTCATCATGCTCGGCGACGCGGTCCGTGACGCCCTCGACCCGAAGCTCCGCTGA
- the mshB gene encoding N-acetyl-1-D-myo-inositol-2-amino-2-deoxy-alpha-D-glucopyranoside deacetylase: MSTVPARVLLVHAHPDDESITNGVTMAACAAAGARVTLVTCTRGEEGEVIPASLAHLAADRDDALGPWRARELADAMRALGVRDHRFLGGPGRWRDSGMAGAPQNDRPDAFVRADPDAAGAALADVIDEVRPHVLITYDPHGGYGHPDHIQAHRTAMRGAAIAAGRHGRTVPRVLWNAVPRSAAEARLAALRARGPGRFPGVASLTDIPGVVDDDRIALTVLGTPEQAAAKRAAMAAHATQIDVEEPPGAPERGAGGAGGVFALSNGLAQPLWDDESYVLGAGVPLPPGADGVFAGLSLEEL; the protein is encoded by the coding sequence ATGAGCACGGTCCCCGCCCGGGTGCTGCTGGTGCACGCCCACCCCGACGACGAGTCGATCACCAACGGTGTGACGATGGCCGCCTGCGCCGCCGCCGGCGCCCGCGTCACCCTCGTCACCTGCACCCGCGGCGAGGAGGGCGAGGTCATCCCCGCGTCCCTCGCCCACCTCGCCGCCGACCGTGACGACGCACTCGGCCCGTGGCGCGCCCGTGAACTGGCCGACGCGATGCGCGCCCTCGGGGTGCGCGACCACCGGTTCCTCGGCGGCCCCGGCCGCTGGCGCGACTCCGGCATGGCCGGGGCGCCGCAGAACGACCGCCCCGACGCCTTCGTCCGCGCCGACCCGGACGCGGCGGGCGCCGCGCTCGCCGACGTCATCGACGAGGTCCGCCCCCACGTCCTCATCACCTACGACCCGCACGGCGGCTACGGGCACCCCGACCACATCCAGGCCCACCGCACCGCCATGCGCGGCGCGGCCATCGCCGCCGGGCGCCACGGCCGCACGGTGCCCCGCGTCCTGTGGAACGCCGTGCCGCGCTCCGCCGCCGAGGCCCGGCTCGCCGCGCTGCGCGCCCGGGGGCCCGGGCGCTTCCCCGGTGTCGCGTCGCTCACGGACATCCCGGGCGTCGTGGACGACGACCGGATCGCCCTCACGGTGCTCGGCACACCGGAACAGGCCGCGGCCAAGCGCGCCGCGATGGCGGCCCACGCCACCCAGATCGACGTCGAGGAGCCCCCCGGCGCGCCGGAACGGGGGGCCGGGGGAGCGGGCGGCGTCTTCGCCCTGTCCAATGGACTCGCCCAGCCGCTGTGGGACGACGAGTCGTACGTCCTGGGCGCGGGCGTGCCGCTGCCCCCCGGGGCGGACGGCGTCTTCGCGGGTCTGTCACTGGAGGAGTTGTGA
- a CDS encoding ABC transporter ATP-binding protein, producing MTTTSEPASGADAPFLSVRDLRVRFRTEDGVVKAVDGLSFDVERGRTLGIVGESGSGKSVANQAILGLHNPAAATVTGEILLEGENLVGARERRLERLRGNRIAMIFQDPLTALSPYHTVGFQIAEPYRKHRGASRREARERAVEMLAKVGIPHPSRRVDDYPHQFSGGMRQRAMIAMALSCDPDLLIADEPTTALDVTVQAQILDLLAELQDEFGSAIIMITHDLGVVSRVSDDVLVMYAGRAVERGSVHDVLSRPQHPYTWGLLSSMPRLHGDVGQELVPIAGTPPSLLNPPPGCPFQPRCPYDDLVPDGTDCSADRPALPAGRGAACHLAPERKHALFTERIRPRLVPGGAARAADETDHATPGDAI from the coding sequence GTGACCACCACCAGCGAGCCGGCGTCCGGGGCGGACGCGCCGTTCCTCTCCGTCCGCGACCTGCGGGTCCGCTTCCGCACCGAGGACGGCGTCGTGAAGGCCGTCGACGGACTCTCGTTCGACGTCGAACGCGGCCGCACCCTCGGCATCGTCGGGGAGTCGGGGTCCGGCAAGTCGGTCGCCAACCAGGCGATCCTCGGCCTGCACAACCCGGCCGCCGCGACCGTCACCGGCGAGATCCTCCTGGAGGGCGAGAACCTCGTCGGCGCCCGCGAACGCCGCCTGGAACGGCTGCGCGGCAACCGGATCGCCATGATCTTCCAGGACCCGCTGACCGCGCTGTCCCCGTACCACACCGTCGGGTTCCAGATCGCCGAGCCGTACCGCAAGCACCGGGGCGCGTCCCGGCGCGAGGCGCGGGAGCGGGCCGTCGAGATGCTGGCGAAGGTCGGCATCCCCCACCCGTCGCGCCGCGTGGACGACTACCCGCACCAGTTCTCCGGCGGCATGCGGCAGCGCGCCATGATCGCGATGGCCCTGTCCTGCGACCCCGACCTCCTGATCGCCGACGAGCCGACGACCGCCCTCGACGTGACCGTGCAGGCGCAGATCCTCGACCTGCTCGCGGAACTGCAGGACGAGTTCGGCTCGGCGATCATCATGATCACGCACGACCTCGGCGTCGTCTCCCGCGTCTCCGACGACGTGCTCGTCATGTACGCGGGCCGCGCCGTGGAACGCGGCTCAGTCCACGACGTGCTCAGCCGCCCCCAGCACCCGTACACCTGGGGCCTGCTCAGCTCGATGCCCCGGCTGCACGGGGACGTCGGCCAGGAGCTGGTGCCCATCGCCGGCACCCCGCCGAGCCTCCTGAACCCCCCGCCGGGCTGCCCGTTCCAGCCGCGCTGCCCGTACGACGACCTGGTGCCCGACGGCACGGACTGCTCGGCCGACCGCCCCGCCCTGCCCGCGGGCCGCGGTGCCGCCTGCCACCTGGCGCCCGAGCGGAAACACGCCCTGTTCACCGAGCGGATCAGGCCGCGCCTCGTCCCCGGCGGCGCCGCGCGCGCGGCGGACGAGACGGACCACGCGACACCCGGAGACGCGATATGA
- a CDS encoding ABC transporter permease: protein MSSAIQVGAGVPDPVEAGATPPAEPGLVGRSPGQLMWRRFRRDRTGVISACVVLFFFLIGLLAPVMAKLYGKDPYTRYGQLEPGLLNEYGYPVKPNGGMDGEFWFGLEPGTGRDVLTELLYGIRTSLFVALAVTVLAVLTGIVLGIAAGYLGGRWDFLISRLTDTLMAFPQQLFFVAFLPIITTLFVEPREETPVWVKVLSVITVLWILGWMTLGRILRGVASSLREREFIEAAKVSGASPWRIIRKEMLPNTVSPILVQATYMLPNFVTAAAGLSYLGVGITEPTPDWGRMFATAAEVYRSDITYMFFPGVSLVIFVVAFNLLGDAIRDAFDPRTVR from the coding sequence ATGTCCAGCGCAATCCAGGTGGGGGCGGGGGTGCCCGATCCCGTCGAGGCCGGTGCCACGCCGCCCGCCGAACCGGGGCTCGTCGGGCGGTCGCCCGGCCAGTTGATGTGGCGCCGGTTCCGGCGTGACCGGACAGGTGTGATCTCCGCCTGTGTCGTGCTGTTCTTCTTCCTGATCGGCCTGCTCGCACCGGTGATGGCGAAGCTGTACGGGAAGGATCCGTACACCCGCTACGGACAGCTCGAACCGGGTCTGCTCAACGAGTACGGCTATCCGGTCAAGCCCAACGGCGGCATGGACGGCGAGTTCTGGTTCGGCCTCGAACCTGGCACCGGACGCGATGTCCTCACCGAACTCCTCTACGGGATCCGCACCTCGCTGTTCGTCGCCCTCGCGGTGACGGTGCTCGCCGTTCTCACCGGCATCGTCCTCGGTATCGCCGCCGGATACCTCGGCGGCCGGTGGGACTTCCTCATCAGCCGGCTCACCGACACGCTCATGGCGTTCCCCCAGCAGCTCTTCTTCGTCGCCTTCCTCCCCATCATCACCACCCTCTTCGTGGAGCCGCGGGAGGAGACCCCGGTGTGGGTCAAGGTGCTGAGCGTCATCACCGTGCTGTGGATCCTCGGCTGGATGACGCTGGGACGCATCCTGCGGGGCGTCGCCAGCTCGCTGCGGGAGCGGGAGTTCATCGAGGCGGCGAAGGTCAGCGGGGCCTCCCCGTGGCGCATCATCCGCAAGGAGATGCTGCCCAACACGGTCTCCCCGATCCTCGTGCAGGCGACCTACATGCTGCCCAACTTCGTCACCGCGGCGGCGGGCCTGTCCTACCTCGGCGTCGGCATCACCGAACCGACGCCCGACTGGGGCCGGATGTTCGCCACCGCTGCCGAGGTCTACCGCAGCGACATCACCTACATGTTCTTCCCCGGAGTCTCGCTGGTGATCTTCGTCGTCGCCTTCAACCTCCTGGGAGACGCGATCCGGGACGCCTTCGATCCCCGGACCGTGCGATGA
- a CDS encoding DUF6113 family protein, whose translation MRIAVHVALALLGVLAGIAGSLVQGGWLPFGLILALAGTAGLFWGAALLTRSRAGAGIAAAGWALAVLLLTSTRPQGDFIFASGASSYVFLLGGMVLAVLAATLAPADRPMFAVTTDPARRR comes from the coding sequence GTGAGAATCGCCGTCCATGTCGCGCTGGCCCTGCTCGGGGTGCTCGCGGGGATCGCGGGATCGCTCGTGCAGGGCGGCTGGCTCCCGTTCGGCCTGATCCTGGCGCTCGCCGGGACGGCGGGGCTGTTCTGGGGCGCCGCGCTGCTCACGCGCTCGCGGGCCGGCGCCGGGATCGCGGCGGCCGGCTGGGCGCTCGCCGTCCTGCTGCTGACGTCGACCAGGCCGCAGGGCGACTTCATCTTCGCCTCCGGCGCGAGCAGTTACGTCTTCCTGCTGGGCGGCATGGTCCTGGCCGTCCTGGCCGCGACCCTGGCCCCGGCGGACCGTCCGATGTTCGCCGTGACGACGGATCCGGCGCGCCGGCGCTGA